Proteins from a genomic interval of Ictalurus furcatus strain D&B chromosome 2, Billie_1.0, whole genome shotgun sequence:
- the LOC128624019 gene encoding metal cation symporter ZIP8 → MHDFPILFTAVCLAVLLSNAPGFRAETHNDFLQDIFAVYGQNRLLDINGINTLLETVSQGKPAALDTLTAHAQCGSAEVILAVYGLSNLTHLDKGHLRTICPALLNRALLPPCPQSAAKTKQHIEDHVWGYGFLAVTIINLASLLGLILIPFTKKPYFPKVLTYFIGLAIGTLFSNAVLQLIPEALGFDPKLDNYVLNAIGIFGGFYLLFFTEKVLKMVLKTDQENGHSHFSPPEVVQQNGGAVIAITSFSISNSDKSSITSEATVEQTLPSRGFCARLASVKTLAWMITLSDALHNFIDGLAIGASFTVSVLTGFSTSIAIVCEEFPHELGDFVILLNSGMSIRQAIMFNLISAMSCYVGMVLGVLVGSTFAPNVIFALAGGMFLYIALADMFPEMNAIAKEHQQSIKTNMVFFLIQNVGLLSGFSIIFLITMFAGDINLG, encoded by the exons ATGCACGACTTTCCCATCCTCTTTACGGCCGTGTGTTTGGCTGTTTTACTGAGTAATGCCCCTGGGTTTAGAGCTGAGACTCACAATGATTTCCTCCAGGATATTTTTGCGGTTTACGGTCAGAACCGGTTATTAGACATTAACGGGATTAACACTTTACTGGAAACTGTTTCTCAGGGAAAGCCGGCGGCGCTGGACACActcactgcgcatgcgcag TGTGGATCTGCAGAGGTGATACTTGCTGTCTATGGTCTCAGCAACCTGACCCACCTGGACAAGGGCCACTTGAGGACCATTTGCCCCGCCCTCCTAAACAGAGCACTGCTGCCCCCCTGTCCTCAATCAGCAGCTAAGACTAAACAGCACATAGAGGATCATG TATGGGGTTATGGTTTCCTGGCTGTTACCATCATCAACCTCGCCTCCCTCCTGGGTCTCATCCTCATCCCCTTCACCAAGAAACCCTACTTCCCTAAAGTGCTCACGTACTTCATCGGGCTGGCCATCGGGACGCTGTTCTCCAACGCTGTGCTGCAGCTCATACCTGAG GCTCTGGGGTTTGACCCGAAATTAGATAACTACGTTCTGAACGCTATCGGGATCTTCGGTGGATTTTATCTGCTGTTTTTCACTGAGAAGGTCCTGAAGATGGTCCTAAAGACCGACCAAGAG AATGGCCACAGTCACTTCAGTCCTCCCGAGGTTGTTCAGCAGAACGGAGGAGCCGTCATAGCCATCACCAGCTTCAGCATCTCAAACAGCGACAAGAGCAGCATAACTTCAGAAGCTACAGTGGAACAG ACGCTGCCGTCTCGGGGTTTCTGTGCGAGGCTGGCGAGCGTGAAGACACTGGCATGGATGATCACGCTCAGCGACGCTCTTCACAACTTCATCGACGGCCTGGCCATCGGAGCCTCCTTCACCGTCTCCGTCCTCACCGGCTTCAGCACCTCCATCGCCATCGTGTGTGAGGAGTTCCCTCATGAGCTCg GTGACTTTGTGATCCTGCTGAACTCAGGGATGAGCATCAGACAGGCCATAATGTTTAACCTGATCTCAGCCATGTCGTGTTACGTGGGCATGGTGCTCGGGGTCCTGGTGGGCAGCACATTCGCACCTAATGTCATATTTGCCCTCGCTGGAGGGATGTTTCTCTACATCGCCCTCGCTGATATG ttcccTGAGATGAATGCCATCGCTAAGGAGCATCAGCAGAGCATCAAAACAAACATGGTGTTCTTCCTCATCCAGAACGTTGGGCTCCTCAGCGGGTTCTCAATCATCTTCCTCATCACCATGTTCGCTGGAGATATTAACCTGGGCTGA